Within the Streptomyces sp. NBC_00353 genome, the region CACTGACCGCTTGTTTTCCCGACCCCGCCCTTCCGGGGTCAGCAGGCGTGCCGGTCGCGCTCCGCCGAGTACAGGTGGCTGTCGCGGAACTGCTCGGCGCCCAGCGTGCGGCCGACCATGATGACGGCGGTACGGATCACTCCGGCGGCCTTCACCTGCTCGGCGATGTCGCTCAGCGAACCGCGCAGGATCAGCTCGTCAGGGCGGGACGCCATGGCCACCACGGCGGCCGGGCAGTCGGCCCCGTAGTGCGGCAGCAGTTCCTCGACCACCCGGTCCACGTACCGGGCGGCCAGGTGCAGCACGATCAGCGCACCGCTGCGCCCGAGCGTCGCCAGGTCCTCGCCGTCCGGCATGGCCGTGGCGCGGTGGGCGATCCGGGTGAGGATGACGGTCTGGCCGACGGTCGGCACGGTCAGCTCCCGCTTCAGCGCCGCGGCGGCCGCCGCGAACGCCGGTACGCCGGGCACCACTTCGT harbors:
- the cobM gene encoding precorrin-4 C(11)-methyltransferase; this translates as MTVYFIGAGPGAADLITVRGARTLAACQVCLYAGSLVPRELLAECPPDALLVDTAQLNLDEITDELVRAHEDGHDVARLHSGDPSVFSAVAEQMRRLDAAGVPYEVVPGVPAFAAAAAALKRELTVPTVGQTVILTRIAHRATAMPDGEDLATLGRSGALIVLHLAARYVDRVVEELLPHYGADCPAAVVAMASRPDELILRGSLSDIAEQVKAAGVIRTAVIMVGRTLGAEQFRDSHLYSAERDRHAC